A region from the Streptosporangium sp. NBC_01756 genome encodes:
- a CDS encoding serine hydrolase domain-containing protein: protein MTISRTSFTRRRFLQAGAGAVPALALGTSPALAAAALPPTGTVPASLVGFDTMMKKYITERQITSAQLAVARKGKILLARGYGSYMTRDAQNQPFLRLVQPTSLFRVASLSKHITSAAIMRLVQDGKLSLSTPVTTLLGLSTQADPRLAKVTVLRLMQHLGGWDRDVSKDPLWLDHTISTVLDVPLPISHADIMRYTTERPLDFAPGAKMVYSNYGYMLLGRIIEKVSGTTYESYIKQKLLAPAGITRMRLGRSLRAESPVSEVNYTSKYTSKSVVDDSGTVVPYPYGGFSMPNQDANGGWTASAVDLVKFAMVFDAAGPVLNAASIAKLFAKPETGVNGNGSWYGGGWWVRTSGSGINTWHNGSMPGTFSFLARMSSGVSYCAVFNRREEEGSLDFDSIDPLLNKAAVAVTSWPTTDLTSQYF, encoded by the coding sequence GTGACAATCAGTAGGACCAGTTTTACCCGACGTCGTTTCCTGCAGGCGGGCGCCGGAGCCGTTCCCGCTCTGGCGCTGGGGACGAGCCCGGCGCTGGCGGCCGCGGCGCTGCCGCCCACCGGGACCGTCCCGGCCTCGCTGGTGGGCTTCGACACCATGATGAAGAAGTACATCACCGAGCGTCAGATCACCTCTGCGCAGCTCGCGGTGGCGCGCAAGGGCAAGATCCTGCTGGCGCGCGGCTACGGGTCATACATGACCCGTGACGCGCAGAACCAGCCGTTCCTCCGGTTGGTGCAGCCGACCTCGCTGTTCCGTGTCGCCAGCCTCAGCAAGCACATCACGTCCGCCGCGATCATGCGGCTGGTCCAGGACGGCAAGCTCAGCCTGTCCACCCCGGTCACCACGCTGCTCGGGCTCTCGACGCAGGCCGATCCCCGGCTCGCGAAGGTCACCGTGCTGAGGCTGATGCAGCATCTGGGCGGATGGGACAGGGACGTCTCGAAGGACCCGCTCTGGCTGGACCACACGATCTCCACGGTGCTCGACGTCCCGTTGCCGATCAGCCACGCCGACATCATGCGCTACACCACGGAGCGGCCGCTCGACTTCGCCCCCGGTGCCAAGATGGTCTACAGCAACTACGGTTACATGCTGCTCGGCCGGATCATCGAGAAGGTCTCCGGCACGACCTACGAGTCCTACATCAAGCAGAAGCTCCTCGCCCCCGCCGGTATCACCAGGATGCGACTGGGCCGCAGCCTCAGGGCGGAGTCGCCGGTGAGTGAGGTGAACTACACCTCCAAATACACCAGCAAATCCGTGGTGGACGACTCGGGCACCGTCGTGCCGTACCCCTACGGGGGGTTCAGCATGCCCAACCAGGACGCCAACGGAGGCTGGACGGCCTCGGCGGTCGACCTGGTGAAGTTCGCCATGGTCTTCGACGCCGCGGGTCCGGTCCTGAACGCCGCCTCGATCGCCAAGCTGTTCGCCAAGCCCGAGACCGGGGTCAACGGCAACGGGTCATGGTACGGCGGGGGCTGGTGGGTCCGGACCTCGGGCAGCGGCATCAACACCTGGCACAACGGGTCGATGCCCGGTACGTTCAGCTTCCTGGCCCGGATGAGCAGCGGTGTCTCCTACTGCGCCGTGTTCAACCGCCGGGAGGAGGAGGGCTCGCTCGACTTCGACTCGATCGACCCGCTGCTCAATAAGGCGGCGGTCGCGGTGACCTCCTGGCCGACGACCGACCTCACCTCCCAGTATTTCTGA
- a CDS encoding MerR family transcriptional regulator translates to MIGRDDTGHRWSIGEVARASGMTVRALRHYDEIGLLSAGERTASGHRRYTGRDVRRLYRVRALRTLGLSLEEIATVLADSTGDLVAMHDLLTAQLRGLEAHAARIQRLTHRLRGLLEQIDGASMPDPDQFMTTLEMISVFETSFTTEQREQLARQRAELGPEAVEAAKSEWAGLVEELLCHVQDDTPVDDPRVRALVARWDALGNRFHAGGDAGEQTKAAAQRAWRENSAEIGRSLPWPADRLRDLVHYLERVRQTG, encoded by the coding sequence GTGATCGGGAGAGACGACACCGGACACCGGTGGAGCATCGGCGAGGTGGCACGGGCGAGCGGGATGACCGTGCGCGCGCTGCGCCACTACGACGAGATCGGCCTGCTGAGCGCGGGCGAACGCACCGCCTCGGGGCACCGCCGCTACACCGGGCGCGATGTGCGGCGGCTGTACCGGGTGCGGGCCCTGCGGACGCTCGGGCTGTCACTGGAGGAGATCGCGACCGTCCTCGCGGACTCCACGGGCGACCTGGTGGCGATGCACGACCTGCTGACGGCCCAGCTACGCGGACTGGAGGCACACGCCGCACGGATCCAGCGGCTCACCCACCGGCTCCGCGGGCTGCTGGAGCAGATCGACGGCGCGTCGATGCCCGATCCGGACCAGTTCATGACGACCCTGGAGATGATCTCTGTGTTCGAGACCTCGTTCACGACCGAACAGCGGGAGCAACTGGCCCGGCAGCGGGCCGAACTCGGCCCGGAGGCCGTCGAGGCGGCCAAGTCCGAATGGGCGGGGCTCGTCGAGGAGCTCCTGTGCCACGTACAGGACGACACCCCCGTCGACGACCCGCGGGTGCGAGCCCTGGTCGCCCGCTGGGACGCACTGGGGAACCGGTTCCACGCCGGCGGCGACGCCGGCGAGCAGACCAAGGCCGCGGCACAGCGGGCATGGCGGGAGAACAGTGCGGAGATCGGCCGGAGCCTGCCCTGGCCCGCGGACCGGCTGCGCGACCTGGTCCACTACCTGGAGCGGGTCAGGCAGACCGGATAA
- a CDS encoding MFS transporter, whose translation MPSPSDALDAPAPTPSRSRLKERLTVPVLAFGGILMALMQTVVVPLLPHLPQLTDSSAVSVSWMVTATLLAGAVLTPVLGRAGDMYGKRRVLLLALGLMTAGALVCAVTSDIRLLIAARALQGAAAAVVPLSISILRDELPVARTGSAVALMSSTVGIGAALGLPLAALIVEHADWHVMFWVTTGLGALGLALAWWAVRESPVRAPGRFDTVGAFGLATWMICLLVAVSQGGQWGWSSPAVLGLSGVAVVVAFGWCLQQLRTGNPLVDLRLAARLRVALPHLAALLTGFAFYANSLVTAQLVQAPASTGYGLGLSVFATGLCLLPAGVTMLIFSPVSARISAARGAKTTLAAGAAVIAAGYVIRIADSTNLGMIIVGATVISAGTALAYSALPTLILRAVPAAQTASANGVNVLMRTLGQASCSAAVAAVLTHHSALYGGVELPTLHGYLLAFGMAGTVALLACALALVIPRHRDAPAETGPRVEHTADVALEGA comes from the coding sequence ATGCCGAGCCCCTCGGACGCTCTCGACGCCCCCGCGCCGACGCCCTCCCGGTCACGACTCAAGGAGCGCCTGACCGTCCCGGTGCTCGCGTTCGGCGGGATCCTCATGGCGCTTATGCAGACGGTCGTGGTGCCGCTCCTGCCCCACCTTCCGCAGCTGACGGACTCCTCGGCCGTCAGCGTGTCCTGGATGGTCACGGCCACGCTTCTGGCCGGAGCCGTGCTCACGCCGGTGCTGGGCAGAGCGGGCGACATGTACGGCAAGCGGCGGGTGCTGCTGCTCGCACTGGGGTTGATGACGGCCGGCGCCCTGGTGTGCGCGGTGACGTCCGACATCCGGCTGCTCATCGCGGCCAGGGCGCTGCAGGGCGCCGCCGCCGCCGTGGTCCCCCTGTCGATCAGCATCCTCCGCGACGAGCTTCCTGTGGCCAGGACCGGCTCCGCGGTGGCGCTGATGAGCTCGACGGTCGGCATCGGCGCCGCCCTGGGGCTGCCGCTGGCCGCGCTGATCGTGGAGCACGCGGACTGGCACGTCATGTTCTGGGTCACCACCGGACTGGGTGCCCTCGGGCTGGCGCTCGCCTGGTGGGCGGTACGGGAGTCCCCGGTACGGGCGCCCGGCCGGTTCGACACCGTCGGCGCGTTCGGGCTGGCCACCTGGATGATCTGCCTGCTGGTGGCGGTCTCCCAGGGCGGCCAGTGGGGCTGGAGCAGTCCGGCCGTTCTGGGACTGTCCGGGGTCGCCGTGGTCGTGGCGTTCGGCTGGTGCCTGCAGCAGTTACGCACCGGAAATCCGCTGGTGGACCTCCGGCTGGCCGCCCGGCTGCGGGTGGCGCTCCCCCATCTGGCCGCGTTGCTCACCGGCTTCGCCTTCTATGCGAACTCCCTGGTCACCGCCCAGCTCGTGCAGGCACCCGCGTCGACCGGTTATGGGCTGGGCCTGTCCGTCTTCGCGACCGGGCTGTGCCTGCTGCCCGCCGGTGTCACCATGCTGATCTTCTCCCCGGTATCCGCCCGCATCTCGGCCGCCCGCGGTGCGAAGACCACCCTGGCGGCCGGAGCCGCCGTCATCGCGGCCGGCTACGTGATCCGCATCGCGGACAGCACCAACCTGGGAATGATCATCGTCGGCGCGACGGTGATCTCCGCGGGCACCGCGCTGGCGTACTCCGCTCTGCCCACGCTGATCCTGCGCGCCGTACCGGCGGCCCAGACGGCGTCCGCGAACGGGGTGAACGTCCTGATGCGCACCCTGGGGCAGGCCTCCTGCAGCGCGGCCGTCGCCGCCGTGCTGACCCACCACAGTGCGCTCTACGGGGGCGTCGAACTACCCACACTGCACGGCTACCTGCTCGCGTTCGGCATGGCTGGTACGGTCGCCCTGCTGGCCTGCGCTCTGGCGCTCGTCATCCCCCGGCACCGCGACGCCCCGGCGGAGACCGGGCCGCGAGTGGAGCACACGGCGGACGTCGCGCTGGAGGGAGCATGA
- a CDS encoding TetR/AcrR family transcriptional regulator, with amino-acid sequence MIHLSTADPGTGRRDADATKDTILRAARIMLARRSYTDITLKAVAEQAGVSAPLVVKYFGTKEQLFSRLLTFEADAEELLDAPLEELGRHMVTHALTRQVEQRGDPVLRIVFAPLHSGHGDTLRANFQSQVVSRLARRLPGADTAVRAELAVGMLLGLCVMYGIARGDAVRAATIADLADRYSPAIQELITGDRWTGGGAPAQR; translated from the coding sequence ATGATCCATCTGAGCACAGCAGATCCCGGCACCGGACGCCGGGACGCCGACGCCACCAAGGACACGATCCTGCGAGCCGCCCGGATCATGCTCGCCCGGCGTTCCTACACCGACATCACCCTCAAGGCCGTGGCCGAGCAGGCCGGGGTCAGCGCACCGCTGGTCGTGAAGTACTTCGGCACCAAGGAGCAGCTCTTCTCCCGGCTGCTCACCTTCGAGGCGGACGCCGAGGAGCTGCTGGACGCGCCTCTGGAGGAGCTGGGTCGGCACATGGTGACCCACGCGCTCACCCGGCAGGTCGAGCAGCGGGGCGACCCCGTGCTGCGCATCGTCTTCGCCCCGCTGCACAGCGGCCACGGTGACACCCTGCGCGCCAACTTCCAGAGCCAGGTCGTCTCCCGGCTGGCGCGGCGCCTGCCCGGGGCGGACACCGCGGTCCGCGCCGAGCTCGCCGTGGGCATGCTGCTGGGGCTGTGCGTGATGTACGGCATCGCCAGAGGCGACGCCGTACGCGCGGCCACCATCGCCGATCTCGCCGACCGCTACTCCCCCGCGATCCAGGAACTGATCACCGGTGACCGGTGGACGGGCGGCGGCGCTCCGGCCCAGCGGTAA
- a CDS encoding UDP-N-acetylglucosamine--N-acetylmuramyl-(pentapeptide) pyrophosphoryl-undecaprenol N-acetylglucosamine transferase — protein MNAGNHNPLRMLVTGGGTGGHTYPALTTVAAVREQAAARGFDLDVLWVGTATGLEARIAAEHDIPFRAIKAGKLRRSPSPRELLTNLADMFRIPVGIMQAFGIAARYRPDVVLSTGGYVCVPLGVASRVLGRPLVMHEQITALGLANRILARFATRIALTHPSSIEHLPDSARERAVVTGNPVRPQLLNGNAPSGRWHFRLSPELPLVYVTGGAQGSRQINTMIEAILPSLLTRAQVLHQCGPGWIGQFTQVAAGLPEELAARYRPVPYVGDELAHVYAAADIVVSRSGAGIIAELTAVGKPSVLIPLVPSAGDEQRQNARYLAEAGAARALLETGPQADQLLAELDALLADPSARATMVKAARSLGRLDAADALAELILQEAGAAGYR, from the coding sequence ATGAACGCCGGAAACCACAACCCCCTGCGGATGCTCGTCACGGGAGGGGGGACCGGCGGTCACACCTACCCTGCGCTGACCACCGTCGCGGCCGTCCGCGAGCAGGCCGCGGCCCGCGGGTTCGACCTTGACGTGCTCTGGGTGGGGACGGCCACCGGTCTGGAGGCCCGCATCGCCGCCGAGCACGACATCCCGTTCCGGGCGATCAAGGCGGGCAAGCTGCGCCGCTCACCCAGCCCGCGCGAGCTGCTCACCAACCTCGCCGACATGTTCCGGATCCCGGTCGGGATCATGCAGGCGTTCGGCATCGCCGCCCGCTACCGCCCCGACGTGGTGCTGTCCACGGGGGGATACGTGTGTGTGCCGCTGGGGGTCGCCTCCCGGGTGCTCGGCCGCCCGCTGGTGATGCACGAGCAGATCACCGCGCTGGGCCTGGCCAACCGCATCCTGGCGCGGTTCGCCACCCGGATCGCGCTGACCCACCCGTCGTCGATCGAGCACCTGCCGGACTCGGCGCGGGAGCGGGCCGTGGTCACCGGCAACCCTGTCCGGCCCCAGCTGCTGAACGGCAACGCCCCTTCCGGCCGGTGGCACTTCCGTCTCTCGCCTGAGCTGCCCCTCGTCTACGTGACCGGCGGTGCCCAGGGAAGCCGTCAGATCAACACCATGATCGAGGCGATCCTGCCCTCGCTGCTCACCCGGGCCCAGGTGCTCCACCAGTGCGGCCCCGGCTGGATCGGCCAGTTCACCCAGGTCGCCGCAGGTCTGCCGGAGGAGCTCGCGGCGCGCTACCGGCCGGTGCCCTACGTCGGCGACGAGCTGGCCCACGTGTACGCCGCCGCCGACATCGTGGTCTCCCGCAGCGGCGCGGGCATCATCGCCGAGTTGACCGCGGTGGGCAAGCCGTCCGTCCTCATCCCCCTGGTACCGTCCGCCGGAGACGAGCAGCGGCAGAACGCCCGCTATCTGGCCGAGGCGGGAGCGGCCCGGGCGCTCCTGGAGACCGGCCCTCAGGCCGACCAGCTCCTCGCCGAGCTCGACGCCCTGCTCGCCGACCCGTCCGCGCGCGCCACCATGGTCAAGGCCGCCAGGTCACTCGGCCGGCTCGACGCCGCCGACGCCCTGGCCGAGCTGATCCTTCAGGAGGCCGGGGCCGCCGGCTACCGGTGA
- a CDS encoding sensor histidine kinase, whose product MTTIRGVAIIPIALRLLVIVVFVAGQSAQWDGSAFTGRGLLAAGLTMAAAGALAAAPLSGASRMRRPVTLLGIPVRIGAAVVASLGLLAISPDAGPAIIALLLAVGIAAFRYPLGNALTVGLLALTGLLLVGVTDRHWDQELILGFNVCVVFLVAYAIRQRRAVRKAEAREAVLAERARIAREIHDILAHSLSAQIVHLEGARLLLCADRTEEAMDRVERARNLAKAGLEEARRAVSALREDSPPLPAALQLLAEEFRATTGQDCVLTVTGAERRLTPETELTVIRTAQEALTNVGRHAPGAAAAVRLGFQRGAFELEVTNPAGSESGVPGGGYGLVGMAERAELLGGDLEAGDVDGGFRVRLRLPVPAGRELGTGSS is encoded by the coding sequence ATGACCACGATCCGCGGAGTCGCGATCATCCCGATCGCCTTACGACTGCTGGTGATCGTGGTGTTCGTGGCCGGCCAGTCCGCGCAGTGGGACGGTTCGGCCTTCACCGGGCGGGGGCTCCTCGCCGCGGGATTGACCATGGCCGCCGCAGGGGCTCTCGCCGCCGCCCCCTTGTCCGGCGCCTCTAGGATGCGGCGCCCGGTCACACTCCTGGGAATCCCGGTCAGGATCGGCGCCGCCGTGGTGGCCTCGCTCGGGCTGCTCGCGATCTCTCCGGACGCCGGCCCCGCCATCATCGCCCTGCTCCTCGCCGTCGGAATAGCGGCCTTCAGGTATCCGCTCGGCAACGCGCTCACCGTCGGGCTGCTCGCCCTGACCGGGCTGCTGCTGGTCGGCGTGACCGACCGGCACTGGGACCAGGAGCTGATCTTGGGCTTCAACGTCTGCGTGGTCTTCCTGGTCGCCTACGCGATCCGGCAGCGCAGGGCGGTCAGAAAGGCCGAGGCGAGGGAGGCCGTGCTCGCCGAGCGGGCACGGATCGCCAGGGAGATCCACGACATCCTGGCCCACTCCCTGTCCGCGCAGATCGTGCATCTGGAAGGCGCGCGCCTGCTGCTCTGCGCCGACCGGACCGAGGAGGCGATGGACCGGGTCGAGCGGGCCAGGAACCTGGCCAAGGCCGGCCTGGAGGAGGCTCGCAGAGCCGTCTCGGCACTGCGCGAGGACAGCCCGCCACTGCCTGCGGCGCTCCAACTGCTGGCCGAGGAATTCCGTGCCACAACAGGCCAGGACTGCGTGCTCACGGTGACCGGCGCCGAGCGCCGACTCACTCCGGAGACCGAGCTCACGGTGATCCGTACCGCCCAGGAGGCCCTCACCAACGTCGGCCGTCACGCTCCCGGAGCGGCGGCGGCCGTACGGCTGGGCTTCCAGAGGGGAGCCTTCGAGCTGGAGGTGACCAACCCGGCCGGCTCGGAGTCCGGGGTCCCGGGTGGAGGATATGGACTCGTGGGAATGGCGGAGAGAGCAGAACTGCTCGGTGGAGACCTGGAGGCCGGAGACGTGGACGGAGGATTCCGGGTGCGACTGAGACTGCCCGTACCGGCCGGCCGGGAGCTGGGGACGGGGTCGTCATGA
- a CDS encoding response regulator transcription factor, which translates to MTARVLVVDDQTVVREGLTLLLGLLPDIEVVGSAGDGEAALRLVEAERPDVVLMDLRMPRMDGVEATRRIRAAHPGIQVVVLTTYSDDDSVFTALQAGARGFLTKSADAAEISRAIATVMRGDAQLDPTVQRRLLESMAPPVSTGVAPPAPPGHGKNGSRAEGDLPDGLTRRETEVLRLIAQGRSNAEISAGLFISEATVKTHINNLFAKIGARDRAQAVTYAYRRGIVDV; encoded by the coding sequence ATGACCGCCCGGGTGCTCGTGGTCGACGACCAGACGGTCGTGCGTGAAGGGCTCACACTGCTGCTCGGACTCCTGCCGGACATCGAGGTCGTCGGCTCGGCCGGCGACGGTGAGGCGGCTCTGCGGCTGGTCGAGGCCGAGCGGCCGGACGTGGTGCTGATGGACCTGAGGATGCCCAGGATGGACGGCGTCGAGGCCACCAGACGGATCCGCGCCGCCCATCCTGGCATCCAGGTCGTCGTGCTGACCACCTACTCCGACGACGACTCGGTGTTCACCGCCCTCCAGGCCGGGGCCAGGGGCTTCCTGACCAAGAGCGCCGACGCGGCGGAGATCTCCCGAGCCATCGCCACCGTGATGAGGGGCGATGCCCAGCTCGACCCCACGGTCCAGCGCCGCCTTCTGGAGAGCATGGCACCGCCGGTCTCAACGGGCGTGGCACCGCCGGCCCCGCCCGGCCACGGTAAAAACGGGAGCCGGGCGGAGGGCGACCTGCCCGACGGCCTGACCCGGCGGGAGACCGAGGTCCTCCGTCTCATCGCCCAGGGCCGATCCAACGCGGAGATCTCCGCCGGCCTGTTCATCAGCGAGGCGACGGTCAAGACCCATATCAACAACCTCTTCGCCAAGATCGGGGCCCGTGACCGCGCCCAGGCCGTCACCTACGCCTATCGCCGCGGCATAGTGGACGTCTGA
- a CDS encoding RNA polymerase-binding protein RbpA — translation MGSGNAIRGSRVGAGPMGEAERGEAAPRVRVPFWCANMHETRPSFASDAAVPEFWDCPRCGLPAGQDEANPPAPPRNEPYKTHLAYVKERRSDKDGAQILAEALERLRSSSRPIY, via the coding sequence GTGGGTAGTGGCAACGCGATCCGTGGCAGTCGTGTCGGCGCCGGCCCGATGGGGGAGGCGGAGCGTGGCGAGGCGGCTCCCCGGGTAAGGGTTCCGTTCTGGTGCGCGAACATGCACGAGACGCGCCCCAGTTTCGCCAGCGACGCGGCCGTGCCGGAGTTCTGGGACTGCCCTCGGTGTGGTCTCCCGGCCGGCCAGGACGAGGCCAATCCCCCCGCGCCGCCGCGTAACGAGCCTTACAAGACGCACCTCGCATACGTGAAGGAGCGTCGCAGCGACAAGGACGGTGCCCAGATCCTGGCCGAGGCCCTGGAGCGGCTGCGCTCTTCCTCGCGCCCGATCTACTAG
- the secG gene encoding preprotein translocase subunit SecG, with the protein MTIGISIALILASMLMILLVLLHKGKGGGLSDLFGGGFSSSFGGSSVVERNLDRLTVITGVVWFVCIIALGLLLKP; encoded by the coding sequence GTGACAATCGGAATCTCCATCGCCCTCATTCTGGCGAGCATGCTGATGATCCTGCTTGTGTTGCTTCACAAGGGCAAGGGTGGTGGTCTGTCGGACCTGTTCGGCGGCGGTTTCTCGTCGTCGTTCGGGGGCTCCTCGGTCGTGGAGCGCAACCTCGACCGGCTCACCGTCATCACCGGTGTGGTCTGGTTCGTATGCATCATCGCGCTGGGCCTGCTTCTCAAGCCCTGA
- the tpiA gene encoding triose-phosphate isomerase, translated as MAGNWKMNLNHLEAIAHTQKLSFALNDKDFDRVEVALLPPFTDMRSVQTLVDGDKLRFVYGGQDLSPYDGGAYTGDISGAMLAKLGCTFVLTGHSERRQYHHEDDDLVNAKVQAAYRHSLTPILCVGEGLAVRQAGGQVAHSVSQLDGALRKVTADQARSVVLAYEPVWAIGTGEVATPADAQEVCSALRSRLAELYDGEVAAAVRILYGGSVKSDNIAGIMAQPDVDGALVGGASLDPVEFVKICRFGEMSG; from the coding sequence ATGGCCGGCAACTGGAAGATGAACCTCAATCATCTTGAGGCCATCGCCCACACGCAGAAACTGTCGTTCGCGCTGAACGACAAGGACTTCGACAGGGTCGAGGTGGCGCTTCTGCCGCCGTTCACCGACATGCGCAGTGTGCAGACCCTGGTGGACGGTGACAAACTGCGGTTCGTGTACGGCGGGCAGGACCTGTCGCCGTACGACGGCGGTGCCTACACCGGAGACATCTCCGGAGCGATGCTCGCCAAGCTCGGCTGCACCTTCGTCCTGACCGGCCACTCCGAGCGTCGGCAGTATCACCACGAGGACGACGACCTGGTCAACGCCAAGGTGCAGGCGGCCTACCGGCACTCGCTCACGCCGATTCTGTGCGTCGGCGAGGGGCTGGCGGTCCGCCAGGCCGGTGGTCAGGTGGCCCACAGCGTCTCGCAGCTCGACGGGGCGCTCCGTAAGGTCACCGCCGATCAGGCCAGGTCCGTCGTGCTGGCCTACGAGCCGGTCTGGGCCATCGGCACCGGGGAGGTGGCCACGCCGGCCGACGCGCAGGAGGTCTGTTCGGCACTGCGTTCCCGACTCGCCGAGCTGTATGACGGCGAGGTGGCCGCCGCTGTCCGTATCCTTTACGGTGGCTCGGTCAAGTCTGACAACATCGCCGGCATCATGGCTCAACCCGATGTGGACGGTGCCCTGGTTGGTGGTGCCAGTCTCGATCCGGTGGAGTTCGTCAAGATTTGTCGCTTTGGCGAAATGTCCGGCTGA
- a CDS encoding phosphoglycerate kinase, whose amino-acid sequence MKDLSEFDVKGRRVLVRADLNVPLDGDVITDDGRIRASVPTIKELADRGARVIVCAHLGRPKGEPAAKYSLAPVAKRLSELLGADVAFATDVVGESAQSVVEALQDGQVALLENLRFEPGEESKDDDRRGAFAERLAALAEIYVGDGFGAVHRKHASVYDVPLLLPHAAGRLVVAEVGVLKKLTDDLARPYVVVLGGAKVSDKLGVIGNLLTKVDRLLIGGGMAYTFLAAQGYEVGQSLLQADQLDQVRGFLNEATKRGVELVLPVDVLAATEFAEDAEYEVVDATAIPADRQGLDIGPRTRELFAGKLADAETVFWNGPMGVFEFEAFSGGTRAVAEALTRSEAFTVVGGGDSAAAVRKLGLPEDGFSHISTGGGASLEYLEGKTLPGLVALEA is encoded by the coding sequence ATGAAGGATCTGTCTGAGTTCGACGTGAAGGGTCGGCGCGTCCTTGTCCGCGCCGACCTCAACGTCCCCCTCGACGGGGACGTCATCACCGACGACGGCCGCATCCGGGCATCGGTTCCGACGATCAAGGAGCTCGCCGACCGGGGCGCGCGCGTGATCGTCTGCGCCCATCTCGGTCGCCCGAAGGGCGAACCCGCCGCGAAGTATTCGCTGGCCCCCGTGGCGAAGCGGCTGAGCGAGCTGCTGGGCGCCGACGTCGCCTTCGCGACGGACGTGGTCGGGGAGTCGGCCCAGAGCGTCGTGGAGGCGCTCCAGGACGGCCAGGTGGCCCTGCTGGAGAACCTGCGATTCGAGCCGGGCGAGGAGTCCAAGGACGACGACCGGCGCGGGGCCTTCGCCGAGCGGTTGGCCGCGCTCGCCGAGATCTACGTCGGTGACGGCTTCGGCGCGGTGCACCGCAAACACGCCAGCGTCTACGACGTGCCGCTGCTGCTGCCGCACGCGGCGGGCAGGCTTGTCGTGGCCGAGGTCGGGGTGCTCAAAAAGCTGACCGACGACCTCGCCAGGCCGTACGTCGTGGTGCTCGGCGGCGCCAAGGTCTCCGACAAGCTCGGCGTCATCGGCAACCTGCTCACCAAGGTCGACAGGCTGCTCATCGGCGGTGGCATGGCCTACACCTTCCTGGCCGCCCAGGGCTACGAGGTCGGCCAGTCGCTGCTCCAGGCCGACCAGCTCGACCAGGTGCGCGGTTTCCTCAACGAGGCGACCAAGCGCGGTGTGGAGCTCGTCCTGCCGGTCGACGTGCTGGCGGCCACCGAGTTCGCCGAGGACGCCGAGTACGAAGTGGTCGACGCCACCGCGATCCCGGCTGATCGGCAAGGGCTCGACATCGGTCCGCGCACCCGCGAGCTGTTCGCGGGCAAGCTGGCCGACGCCGAGACGGTGTTCTGGAACGGCCCGATGGGTGTCTTCGAGTTCGAGGCGTTCTCCGGGGGAACCCGGGCCGTCGCCGAGGCGTTGACCCGATCGGAGGCCTTCACGGTCGTCGGCGGCGGCGACTCGGCCGCGGCCGTGCGCAAGCTCGGCCTTCCCGAGGACGGGTTCTCGCACATCTCCACCGGTGGCGGCGCCAGCCTCGAATACCTGGAAGGCAAGACCCTGCCCGGACTCGTCGCGCTGGAGGCATAG